The Hylaeus volcanicus isolate JK05 unplaced genomic scaffold, UHH_iyHylVolc1.0_haploid 9511, whole genome shotgun sequence region GTGATGTGGAGCTGTTGAGTGCGTACGAGcgcatacaaggcacgggacCCCCCTTAaataagtattcgaataaaatgttttcaaggGAAGTGTGCATCTCACGTTTTAAGAACCTTTTCCTCATTCTTCTTAAGCATCCGGCATTTTTTACGTAAGGAAACCCAATAATTATAACACCTTGTTTTGAAGATCATTGatatcattttgtttaaaatgaagCACCatctgacatttttgcaaaggaaattgtggttcagaatcgtctcagctaacccccatttccggttcttacactaattctgggacaacCTGTATACCAATATAGACAACCGTATCCCTTAGAAGTTGATTTTATACCAGTAACAGAGCAAAATGTATTGCACACAATTGAATCACATACTTAAAGagacttttgggacaatctaatacaTTATTGTACATcataaatccataaaatcCGCAATCTAGTCATCACTCTACCAGATTCGATTTTGCTCATAAATTACAAGACATAAAACTCGCCTGTGAATCTATAATGTTTTCCACGCATCCCTCGAATACAATCTGCTCACAAGAACCCAAAAATACAGTCGCTTGGCCCACGATCTAGTACTTGAACACAATTACAAGTTACTTACTGGGCGATAAGTCTGACGAGACCATCTCAGAGACGAAGTCGCTCAGAGAAGAGTAAGAGGAACTAGTGCTCTCCGCGCCTTCAGAGTCCGATCCGCTTTCGTCGGTAGGCTGACTCTCGTGTTCCTTCATGGCCTTCAGGGCGTTCGCCAGCGAGCTACCGGAGTCCCAGACAGGAAAGTAGATAGGCTCCAGCCCGGAAGCGTACCACTTGGGCTTGTCGCCAATCTGAGTCGGATCAAACACTCCGGTTTGAACCCTGAGGAACGCCACGTTGCTGGGCGTGAGAGACCACTCCGCTAAGAACTCCACCGCCTGTGTTCGCGCGAATTTGTTCAGGAAATGGCTGGCGCGTGGCCTCGAACGAAGGAACGAATTGATCTGGAAGGCGACCACGGGTCTGGGGTACAGCCTCAGGGTTCTCGTGTGCTCGGTGAAGTTCGCCAGGAGGTTCTGAGAGTTGAAGAACCGCACCATCGCTACCCTGGTGGCGATGTCCACGGAGTCCACGTCGTTCGCGTAGATGAAAGGGTTGAACGGAGGGATGGACTGCGATGGAGGTTTCTGGGGAGACGAGGAACCCCCCGATTGCGAAAGGGAGGCTCGACGACCTTGTCCTGACATTATGCTTGCGCCAGGAGAACCCAGTGGACTGCCTTGAGGATGCCCGTGGTGGTCGACGCTGGGTCTGTGTTTCATCGAGGAAACGCTGGAAAAGGCGGTTTCATAAGGCGCACTCATAAAGTAGTGTGCTTCGTCGAAAGTTACAAGTTTTTGTGGTATACATTTCGTCGTCAGCCATCTTGTGAAACAGCGTTTCATAATATACATTCTTGCATTATGGAAAATGTTATGGAAGGTCTATACTATACTTTACGGCAAttagaattttctaattatgCATATGTACAtagttattacattttaaaaataatcaagaattcaattattttttttttattctaaaactttattattgtaacttgTTATTCCTTAACAAGGAATTTGTTATACTTCCCTGTGCGTCCCGGTGCTTATTTTGGTGTCATTAAATGCAGTAGAGGTTTGTGATCATAATGAGACCATAATTGGTTCCAACTACATTGGTTCTAACTTTTTGGCATACaagtcggccatattggatccgccattttcattttttaaattttgattacagaTTTGTAATTAGcgaactaaaaaaaaaccagtaTACGAAGTTTCATACAAGTCAGAAGATTCCTTATATTTTGTCCGGATTTTCGGGTCATTTGAATCACTGTGGCGATGGTTGTTTTTGGTTTGGTCATTTTCTTACAAGAGCAGTATCACTGATCTGAATTTTTCGCCAcatttaaactttatttaaatgttgaaatttcgAGTCTTTTTTGCTTGgaattattcttaaatattgtataaaaagttACTTCAAATTGGCGAGATGAGAAGACATGCTCTCCCTCCTGCTGGGAGTCTGAAGCGTCATTCGCGGTGGATTGTCTTGCGGCAGGAATTGCGGAGTCATGCTAGCCATTGCCTGAAAAAAGAGTCGACTAATGAAGCAATTGAAACGATTCCCTAATTAGAGCCTTCGAACGAAACTCCTCTCGGCGTTATCACTGAAGCAACTACGTCTAATCGATCTAACTCTATGGCTAGGCTTCCTACACGTTCCCTTTCTATTCCAAGCTCTTCTTCATCGagttaaacaataaaatcaaGTTAATGGTTCGCGTTCTGTGGGTGGCATCGATAAGGTGCACAGAACAATTCGTGTTTGATTGTCTAGGACGTTCACAAACGTTGCTTTCCTTATTTCGAAGCTTCCTTTAGGAACCCAACAGGGAATTAGAATGTTATAATAAAACTTActgtgttaatttttgttgtgaaattttagtttccTCACGAGAACCCAAAGAAttgagaattatttatgaaatcaaCAAAACTCCTTTCAAAGTTTTATGTCAAATTTTAGTTGCGTGAGGAATCATAGAATGAagaatttctaacaaaatcaacaaaaacgtttacaaaattttttgtcaaattttagtttaatcATGAGGACccagaaaatgaataatttctaataaaatcaacaaaacTCCTTACAAAACCTTAtgtcaaattttaatttcctccTGAGGACccagaaaatgaataatttctaacaaatttaacaaaactcCTTACAAAACTTTATGTCAAATTTTAGTTTCCTCCCGAGGACTCgggaaatgaataatttctaataaagtcAACAAAAATCCttacaaaatttcttgtcaaattttagtttaatcATGAGAACccagaaaatgaataatttctaataaaatcaacaaatctgcttacaaaatttcttgtcAAATTTTAGTTTCCTCGTGAGAATCCAGGAAATGAATACTTTCTATCAAAATCAACAAAACTCCTCCCAAATTttgctataaaattgtaattttctgtTGGTGACCCAACCCAAAGCCTGAACAATCCCCACAATAAGGAGCAACCATACCATTTGTGACTCTCTCGGCTCAATCAAAAAACGTTACCTTCCCTCGAAtagtcaaaataaaaaactctGTGAAcctctctctatatatataaaaagaaaaaaaaaagaaatataaatattatatataatctCCATGCCGCTAACTACAACACAAGGACGTGAGAGCTAAACGCTACATGCAGAAATTGgtagtgaaaatatttacaccaGAGCCAGCTTGGTCCATCAGTTGCATCGCCTGCAGAACCGAACGGAGGAGCAagggattaattaataacgttCACAACCGCGCCGATCGTTTATTTCTCGCTTGAATAGATTTTCTCCGTGATTTTGGTTAATCGTTCTTATTTACCTGTCTCAAGTGGTTCTTTAGTATGCTGCCTTCTGG contains the following coding sequences:
- the LOC128882296 gene encoding MAP kinase-activating death domain protein-like isoform X2, whose amino-acid sequence is MFCICFQIVLQSRDYNALSMSVMAFVTMIYPLEYMFPAIPLLPTCMSFAEQLLLAPTPFVIGIPATFLLYKTNFKMPDDIWLVDLDSNKINAPTGLGDQLPPLPEPEGSILKNHLRQAMASMTPQFLPQDNPPRMTLQTPSRRESMSSHLANLNVSSMKHRPSVDHHGHPQGSPLGSPGASIMSGQGRRASLSQSGGSSSPQKPPSQSIPPFNPFIYANDVDSVDIATRVAMVRFFNSQNLLANFTEHTRTLRLYPRPVVAFQINSFLRSRPRASHFLNKFARTQAVEFLAEWSLTPSNVAFLRVQTGVFDPTQIGDKPKWYASGLEPIYFPVWDSGSSLANALKAMKEHESQPTDESGSDSEGAESTSSSYSSLSDFVSEMVSSDLSPSK
- the LOC128882296 gene encoding MAP kinase-activating death domain protein-like isoform X1, whose translation is MFCICFQIVLQSRDYNALSMSVMAFVTMIYPLEYMFPAIPLLPTCMSFAEQLLLAPTPFVIGIPATFLLYKTNFKMPDDIWLVDLDSNKINAPTGLGDQLPPLPEPEGSILKNHLRQAMQLMDQAGSGAMASMTPQFLPQDNPPRMTLQTPSRRESMSSHLANLNVSSMKHRPSVDHHGHPQGSPLGSPGASIMSGQGRRASLSQSGGSSSPQKPPSQSIPPFNPFIYANDVDSVDIATRVAMVRFFNSQNLLANFTEHTRTLRLYPRPVVAFQINSFLRSRPRASHFLNKFARTQAVEFLAEWSLTPSNVAFLRVQTGVFDPTQIGDKPKWYASGLEPIYFPVWDSGSSLANALKAMKEHESQPTDESGSDSEGAESTSSSYSSLSDFVSEMVSSDLSPSK